Genomic window (Spiroplasma sabaudiense Ar-1343):
ACTTCAGAGTTATTACCTAAATATTTTATTATTGAAATGCACTCCACAGCAGATTCTAGATTGTTTTTTGCTAAACGAGAGAAGACAATTGCTTTTAAAAAATCTTTCATATCTTGATTATTTTCAATTTGAATCTGGTTTACTAAACTTTCAATTTTTTCTAAAGTTGTTGAGATCGCTATTATTAAGTCTTCTAACTTATTTAAGTTATCCTCGATTTGAACTGTTTTGGAAAGAGTTTCTAATTCATTTTTAATTTCTTGATTATCTTTAAAAACGCCACTCAGTTCTGAGCAGTAATACTCCGCTAAAGATTTTAGATTATTTACTCCAATATCACTTAATAACATTGCCAAAACTCCTTTTTTTAATTTACTTAATTATAATAACATAATACTTTCTTTTTCCTCTTTTGATAATGTAGAACTTTTTATCGATTATTGGGAAGTCTTCTAAAATTTTTTTCTCATCAGTTAATACTTCATTATTAATACTGATGGCCCCTTGGGAAATAAACTCTCTAACTTCTCTATTAGAAGAAGCTGCACCAACTTTAATTAGAGCTTCCAAAACACTTATGCCTTTTTGGGCTTCTTGACAAGGTAAGGATGAGATCGCTTGTTTCAAAGTATCACTAGATAATTTTAAGATATCCCCATTAAAAAATGCTTTTGAAATTTCTTGTGCTTTTTCTAAACCATTTTTGCCGTGGACAAATTCTGTCATTAGTTCAGCTAATTTAGTTTGCATCAACCTTTTTGAGGGTGCTAATTTATGTTCTTCAAAAAGCTGATTAATTTGAACTTCATCCAACATCGTTAGAAATCTTAAAAGCATTTGACAGTCATCATCATCTTGATTTAAAAAGAACTGATAGAATTCGTATTCGCTTGTTTTGGTTGAATCAAGTCAAACTGCTCCTGATTCGGTTTTTCCAAATTTAGTTCCATCCTTTTTGGTTAGTAAATTCATGGTGACACCACAGGCCAATGACTGATCTTTTCCCAAATTTGAAGAAATGTAATCAATTCCACTTGTGATATTTCCTCACTGGTCACTTCCCCCAATTTGGACATGGCAATCATTATTTTTATATAAATGGAAGAAGTCAAATGCTTGTAACATTGTATAAGAAAACTCGGTGACACTTAATCCTGTTTCTATTCTCGTAGCAATGCTTTCCTTAGCCAATAAGTAACTTAAATTAAATGACTTTCCTACATCTCTTAAAAATTGAATTAGTGTCATGTTTGATAGCCACGAAGCATTATTTTCAAAGGTTATATTTGCAATTAGGCCCTTTAGTTGCTTGCTAATTGACTGAACATTAAATTCTAATTGTTCTGGGGTTAAAAATGCTCGTTCGTCTTTTTTGAAACTTGGATCACCTATCATCCCTGTGGCCCCTCCAACAACGGCAATGGGCTTAAAACCAAATTTTTGAAAACGCATTAAATTAATAATTTGAATTAAGTGGCCAACATGTAGTGAATCAGCTGTTGGGTCAAAACCACAATAAACACCTTTATGATTATTTTGAGCTTTGATAATCTTCTCTTCATTTGTTACTTGCTTTAACAGTCCTCGTCATTGTAGTTCTTTAATAATACTCATTAATTTCCTCTTTCTAATAAATATTTTATTCTTTTTCGGACTTTTTAGTTTTAATTTTTCGAATTGCTGTTTTATTTTCTTTTTGAGAACTCAAAAGTTCTATTTCTTGATCACTTGGCTGATGAATTTTTTTAGCAGTTTCAACTGTTGGGACATTCGCCTTTTCATAGAAATTAGTTGCACCATCAATCGCACTAACAGCCATTCCCGCCACATCTTTTGTAATCGCAATTACGTTAGGTGAGGAAATTGTTGCTTTACCAATTTTTACTGCTGAATTTCCTAATTTTTCTAATGCCTTGTAAGCTATTTCCTTCGTTTTTGCTAAATCAAGCTCTTCACTTGCGGTACGAACTGAATCAAGCTGCATTTCGATGTTAGCAACAACTTCATCAGATTCTTGACCTTGTGATTTTTCCCAAGCTTCCTCTAGAGTAATAATTAATCTTTTTAACTGTGGACGATATTTTTTTAAACTTTGCATAAAATCGGCTCGAAGTTCGATTCCTTTTTTAGGAGCCAACATCATTCCAAGTGTAAAAATTCCAGCGACCTTTATTAATTTAAACATAGCCATACCAACCTAACTAATCTGCTGAATTTGCAAATTCTCGTAACTTATCAACTAATTTATAAGCAATATCACGGTTTTTTGTAGCAACCTTAACCCATGATTTGACATTACGTTTTGCAAAAGCATCAAAAATATCAATATAATTTGACGCTTTGGCAATTGTTTCAACTGAAGCGTTTAACATTTCAGACTTATATGCTAAATCTTCAAAAAAGTAATCGACTTTTTTGGCAGCAACCCCAATTTTTCTTAGCGTTACCATTGAATAAAGAACTAAAAAAATTGTCAATACCAATAAGATAATAATTAAAACAATTTGAGTCGTTTCAACTGATGCACTTGCAAAAAATATAATATTTCCCATAACAATTTGTCCCTTTACTAATCCAATTATACATTATAAAAAAGATTATGAATTTTTTTTATTAAAATTCATAATCTTTTCTTATTGTTTAAAATAGTCTTTTCACCTTTTTGACTCTGGTTTTTTAATAACTTTTTGAAGTTCAATGGTGTCCTCTTGATTTTCAAGCTCTTTGACTTTAGCCATTACCATAGTGTTGCTTCAACCTTTTTGGTTTGCTTTGGCAATAGGAAGCTCTTGGGTAAGCGTCAAATTTGCCTTTTCGTTCATTTTCATCATTCTCTCAAAGATGGGATTGCGGTCTCGCATATACTGCAGGTTACCGTGATTTTGCAATTGTTTATGGTAATTTGATTGTCAATTTTCATTTGAAGAAGTAACCTTATCAAAGCCTTTGCCGTTTTGAATTCGATTGTTAATAACTTTTAATTTATTTGCTCGTCCCGCTGATGCGATACTTGCATTTTCATAAATTTGCTTACGACGATCCTTCAAATTTAAGTTTTGAAAATCTGATTTAATTTTAGGCATTTCCTTATCAATCTGACGCATCGCCTTGACGAAGTTGCTTTTAATCTCCAAAGTTTGTTGATCATCTTCATTATTTTCAACTTGGTATGAAAATAACTTCTGGGCATCAATTTCCATTGTCTTTGTTTTGGCGATAAGTTTATCTAGTTTTTTTTCTAATTTATCATAAGTTTTATTAATAGTTTTAAAACTTTTTTCAACGGCTTTTTCACTTAATAATTCTTGGGGCGGTTCTAAGTCTTTAATTCTGGGTAATATTAAAGTTGGATCCAAGAAACGATCGTTACCTCTGCTGTTAATCTTTGTACCATTATTGACATCTCGTTTACGTGGAATAATCATTGATTCCTTTGCAAAATCTTGACCAGGGTTAGCTAGTCTATTTTGGGATTGAGATTTATGATTTTCTTTTAACAGCTCTACGGACTTTTTTAATTGCAGTTTCTCTCCTTCATTTTTTTTCAAATGCTTTTGGGTTTCTGCCATCAAGGCATTGCCTTGAGCAGTTTTTCCTTGATTCAATTGAAGCTTTTTAATTTGTGCTTCTAATTCTTCTAATTCTTTTTGTTTTTCAAGAAGAACCGCCTCTTTTTTTGCTAAAATCTCTAGCTTGCTGTCAATATTTTTTTGTAAATCCAATAGTTCTTGGGTTTTTTGCACATCTTCTTGTTCGTTATGGATGTTATTAAATTTTTCAAACTTTTTAGAGTTTTTTTCAGCAACTTGAAAGTTAAACGAACGCGTTGAACTCAAGGTATAGTCTTTTCGATTTTGCTCTCTTAAATTTGATTGTTCTTCTGATAAACGTCGTGCTCTTTGTAAATCTGTTTCATAAGCTTTATTGGTATTTTGTTGTAAGTAATCACGTGCGCGGTTTGAATAACTATTCAATTCTGATTTAGTTAAATCTGTATACAAATCCTCTGAGTGGATACCCGAGCGACGCGCTTCTTCAATTCTGCGCAATTTTGAAATTACTGGATTATTTTCTTCTAAGTCCTTAACTAGACTGCTACTATTTTTTTGAGCGTTTGCAATAACTTGACCCAGCGGTCCAGAAATCTTGGGGCGAGCTGCTTGTTTAATCTCACTTAGGTGTTGGCGCATATCATTTTCTTGGCCCGATGAGGCTGATTCTGTATTTAGTTGAGAAGGATTTTGGTTTTCGTTATCACTAAAAACTGGGTCCAAGTTCAAAACCGGGTCATCATCAAAAGCTCAATGATTTGGCTGACGTTCTTTAGTTTCAGCTTGGGATGATTCTATGTTATTTTCCTTTATTTTATTTTTTTTAAAAATTCCCATAATTGTCACCCTTTTCTAGATATATTTTACTATTTTTAAAAATTAATGTAAATTTAATTTATTCTTTTTAGGCGTTGTGATTCAAAATATTCACGGCCAAATTTTGCCTGTTTTTGATGATTTAATAAAACACTATCTCCTGTAAAACTACAAGTCGGTTTTGTAATTGCTTCACCAACCCCATAAACATCAACTGGGGCGCGTTCATTTTCAAATTCTGTAATTTTATTAGCATCAAAACCTGAAGAAACTATTATTTTAACATCACTAAAACCTGCGCGATCAAGTTCAAAACGCAGCTTTTTAACCAAAGTTATATTTACCCCTGTTAAGTCACCATTATTTTTTTGTAAATTTAAATCTTGCAAACTCTTATCTGTTAAATTCTTGGCAGTATCAATTCTCACAAATTTGAGCCTATTTTTAAATGCTTTGGCGCAATTAAGGGCATCGGTTATGCAATCATTATTATAATCAACCAGAGCTACCAAGGGGCTTTGTGGATAGGTTTTTTCAAAGGCATTCAGAGCAGCAATTAAATCACCATTAAATGCTTGAATTAAAGCATGGGGCATTGTTCCCGAAGGTTTTTCAACCCTTAAATCATCAATAAATTCCAAAGCCGCTGGAGAAACAAAGTGCAGCATCCCCCCCAAATAAGATGCTAAGCCGTCAAAACCCTGATTTAAATAAATATCGGCGCGATCGTTCATATTTAAGACTTTTTTACCACGAGCTGCTTGCAAGATTTTTGCTGAATTAGTGGCAACACTTGTCATTCTTGATAGAATCCCATCAATCATGCCTTCTAAAAAGCCAAAGTCTTGATAATGCCCTGTGATTCTTAAAACCGGTTCTAAGGCATCAATTGTTGAACCATCTGGGAGTGCTCAAATTTCTAAGTCATCAAAGTTTTTACAAGCAAAATCTAGCAAATCTAAAACTACTTCAATCCCAGCTAAAGTAGCATTGGGAGTTCTTTGAAAAAATTGCATCGTTACAATGGCTTCAGGATTTTGTTTTTCTAAAATCGTGCGTGTTTTAACAAAATAATCAGCTAAATAATAATCCTTTAAAATTCTTTCGTCAAAGTGAAATTTATTTTTTTTCATTTTCTAGTCTCACTTTCATAAAGTCTTGACCCAAACGTGGCTCTCAATTCTTATCTAACACTATGATACCAACACTATTCATACCAGGGTCGATTATCCCTAATTCTCTAGCCGAGCACAACATTCCATTAGACTCGATTCCCTTTAATTTACCTGCAATAATTTGTTGTCCTGATGGCATTCACGAACCAATTGAGGCAAGGACCACAATTTGGCCTGCTGCTGCATTTTCAGCACCACAAACCACTTGAAGAAGGTGATTTCCGTTGTTAATTTGACATTTTTTTAAATGAGTTCCTTCAATTGGTTCAGCTGAAACAATTTTTGCAACTGTCATTTGAGGTTCAGGTGATAATAGTGGTAATTTAAGACTTGTCAACTTTTGATTAACAGTTTTAATGGTTTCTGGGTCATGGCTTACCCATCCTGATGGTATTTTGCTTGCATCAAGATCAAAAAAATTAATACCAACAATCTCTTCTGCTGTTTTCAAAATTGCTGCGTTTTCACTCTTTTTAAAAATTGTCTCACTTACCAACTTTTCGCTAAACTTAACTAAAAGCGTGTTAAATTGTTTATTATAATAAATACCTGCCTTTTTATTCATAAAACATTCCTAACTATTTTTCTATTTCTATTGAATATTATTATATCAATTATATAATAATATAGTCTTAAAAAGATGAAGGAAAAAAATGAAAATTGCAATACTAACAGATTCATCATTTGATGGAAATAAGAAAGACTTTAAGGACCTATTTGTAGTTCCCTTAATGATTAGTCGCGACAACGCAGAACAAATTAAAGATGATGAGCAACTTTCTTTTGATGAATTTTATAAAATGTTGGAGAAGGAGAAATTAAAAACTTCTCAGACAATCCCTGAGGATATGTTGACAGCCTGAGATAATCTTTTGAAAGAGTACGACCAGGTAATTGTTGCATTACTTTCTAAAGGCCTTTCAGGTCAGTTCAATACAGCTACAATGCTTGCAAAAGATGAGCCTTATAACGGAAAAATATTTGTTGTTGATACAAATGGTGTTAGTTCAGTTCTAACCCGCGAAATTGAGCAAATTAGTAAATGAATTGAAGCTGGTAAAACAGGACCAGAAATTAAAGAATTAGTTGAAAGCGAACTAAATAATAAATTTACCACTTTTATCATTCCAAAAAATTTAGAAGTATTAAAGCGCGGGGGAAGAATTAAGCCCGCAGCGGCTGCATTAGCAAAATTATTAAAAATAACTCCAATACTAAGATACGATGGAGAAATCGATAAGTTTGGGACAACAAGAACTTTTAAAAAAGCAGTTAAAGAGGTCCTAGAAAAAATAAAAGAGGAATGCCCAGGAATTGAGAAGATTGATATTAGTTATTCTAAATCAGATGACTCAGTCCTAGAGATGGTTAAAGAGGTTGTTGCTGAAAGTGGTCTAAAAATTGATATTTTTTGTCAACTATCAAATGTAATAGCTACTCATACAGGAACTGAAACTTTTGCCTTTATCGGTTGAAAAAAATAAGAAGGGAATTAAGAACATGAAAATAGGTGTTTTACTAGATAGTTCTAGTGGTGCAATTAAAGAAGAACTTCAAAATACTAACATAGATGTGATACCACTACACATTATTTTAGAAGATGGAACTGATTTGAGTGACACTAGGGAAAATATTGAAAAATATGACGTTTACAATCGAGTTAATAACAAGGAAAATGTAAAGACAAGCCAGGCATCCCCTGGAGAGCTTGAAATAAAATATAATGAAATGTTAGAAAAATATGATCACATCATTCATATTACTATTACAAAAAATATTTCAAGTATGCAAGATACTGCAATTATGGTTTCAAAACAACCAGAGTTTAATGGTAAAGTTACAGTTCCAGAACATAATTTAGCAGCATCAGCAATTAAAAGTTGCGGTCTTTACTTAAACAAAATAATCAATGAAGGACAAAAAGATATTGAATATTTAGTTAATGAAATTAATGAGTTTGAAAAAAGCTTTGTTGCCATTATTGTTCCAGGAGACTTATCAAAATTGGCCCGAGGAGGAAGAGCTGTTAAAATATTTGCTTCGATTTTAAATGCATTTAAAACTAAAGCTGTAATTCATTGGGCGGCAAAACCAAAAAAAATTGCAATGGCTAGAAAATTGAGCATAATTATCGAAAAGGTTTCAGGATTACTAGAAAAAACATATGAAGGCGAAGAATTTAACTTGACTCTTTTAACAACTTGAGACATTCAAAAACGTCTTTTAGAAAATACACGGGTTGATTTAAATAACGCTAAAATTTCCTTTCAAGAGACTTATTTACCATCTATTTATGCAGTCCATGCCGGGATTGATACATTAGGTTTCATTGCCACAGGTAAAAAATTTGAATATTAAAAAAACTGGTTTAAAACCAGTTTTTTACTTTTTTAAAATGGCAGGGGTGACAGGACTTGAACCCGCGACACTCGGATTTGGAGTCCGATGTTCTACCAACTGAACTACACCCCTATAAAAAAAGACCACATTCTCTTGTGGTCGTTCCTTTTTGAAATGGCAGGGGTGACAGGACTTGAACCCGCGACACTCGGATTTGAAGTCCGATGTTCTACCAACTGAACTACACCCCTATTTTCAACAAAATAATTATACTTTATTTTGTTGAAAAAATCATTAAAAATATAAAAAAACCCAACTTATGGGTTTTTTTATACTAAAATTTATCAACTATTTTGTTTTCGCGAGTCATATCCACTTGCGGTTTACCTTCTTTTTTACAAGTATCACACATTCCGTGAGCTTCAATTTTTAAATGGTTTGATGTTAGATTATTTGAGGTACAAATAGTCTTGATTTCATCCAATAAATTTTTTTGCTCTTCTGATTCAGGAATATGAACAACTTTTGCACATAAATCACATTTTAAGTGGATTGAACTGTCTCCCAATACCTCATAAATAATATGTTTTCCGTTAAAAGTATTTGCAAAAATTAAATGTTCATTCAATAACATGTCCAATGTATTGTAAACAGACATTACATTAACCGTTCCAAATTCGCTTTCCACTTCTTTTATAATTGCACTTGCTGATACATGTTGTTTTCTGGTAATAACCTTAATAATTGATAATCTTGCTCCGGTTAATCTTACACCTTTTCTCTTTAAGGCTTGAACCATTTTCTCATATGTCAAAGTCATTTTTTTTCACCCTTATTTTTTCAAATTTTCAATAATTTTTTCTAGTTGTCCAATTGTTTGGATACCTGGTAATTCATCATCAGGAATGGTAAATCCAAGTTTTTCCTCCAACTCAACAACTAAATCCATTAGATCAAGAGAGTCTAACCCAAGACTTTTAAACAATGTGTCTTTTGTTATGTCCCCTTTTGCTCCCTTTTGCTTTAAAGCTTTTTTAATTTCTTCAAAATATTTCATGCTAGGCCCCCCGTTTTAAATTTTTTAAATTGTAAACTCAATGATATTTATAAATTTTGTTTTTACCATAAGATACCTTAATTAAAGTTGGTCTGTCTTTAAAATTAACCTCAAATTGCAACTCTGAGGATTCTGGAATCGGTATTAAATCTAATCATTTCTTAATAAAACTATATTTAAAATACTCTAAATTAAAATAATAATTGTATGATTTTTCGCCATCTTGGATTACTAAAAAATTTAACACTTCATTAATCGAAAAAACTAAATTTTCAGGAGGCAAGCCTAAGATATCCTCTTGTTCCAAGTTTGATTCTTTTTCTGAATCATGATCAAAAATTAAACTTCTGCTCTCTTCATACTGCATTTCATTAAAGTGTATCTGTTTAATTATTCCATACGATAAAAACGCTAAAGAAACAACTAATATTGATGCTGTTATAAAAATAACTACAATAAATCATAATTTTCTACGACTCATACTGAGCACTATTTTCTAGTTGTAGAAAATCTTGATAATTGAAGTTATCAATATTAACGAAATGACTGATTATCTCAGGAGTAAACAAAAAACAAAACTTATATTGTTTTAATGAGTCTCCATTGTTTATATTATCATATTTATTTAGAAAAAACATATTATAATTGGAAATGATTTTTTTAAAAATTTCACTTTTTAAGCGAATAGTTTCACCAGCATATAAAATTTTTAAGTCTAAAAATAAGTG
Coding sequences:
- the tyrS gene encoding tyrosine--tRNA ligase, which produces MSIIKELQWRGLLKQVTNEEKIIKAQNNHKGVYCGFDPTADSLHVGHLIQIINLMRFQKFGFKPIAVVGGATGMIGDPSFKKDERAFLTPEQLEFNVQSISKQLKGLIANITFENNASWLSNMTLIQFLRDVGKSFNLSYLLAKESIATRIETGLSVTEFSYTMLQAFDFFHLYKNNDCHVQIGGSDQWGNITSGIDYISSNLGKDQSLACGVTMNLLTKKDGTKFGKTESGAVWLDSTKTSEYEFYQFFLNQDDDDCQMLLRFLTMLDEVQINQLFEEHKLAPSKRLMQTKLAELMTEFVHGKNGLEKAQEISKAFFNGDILKLSSDTLKQAISSLPCQEAQKGISVLEALIKVGAASSNREVREFISQGAISINNEVLTDEKKILEDFPIIDKKFYIIKRGKRKYYVIIIK
- a CDS encoding nicotinate phosphoribosyltransferase, which gives rise to MKKNKFHFDERILKDYYLADYFVKTRTILEKQNPEAIVTMQFFQRTPNATLAGIEVVLDLLDFACKNFDDLEIWALPDGSTIDALEPVLRITGHYQDFGFLEGMIDGILSRMTSVATNSAKILQAARGKKVLNMNDRADIYLNQGFDGLASYLGGMLHFVSPAALEFIDDLRVEKPSGTMPHALIQAFNGDLIAALNAFEKTYPQSPLVALVDYNNDCITDALNCAKAFKNRLKFVRIDTAKNLTDKSLQDLNLQKNNGDLTGVNITLVKKLRFELDRAGFSDVKIIVSSGFDANKITEFENERAPVDVYGVGEAITKPTCSFTGDSVLLNHQKQAKFGREYFESQRLKRIN
- the ytpR gene encoding YtpR family tRNA-binding protein encodes the protein MNKKAGIYYNKQFNTLLVKFSEKLVSETIFKKSENAAILKTAEEIVGINFFDLDASKIPSGWVSHDPETIKTVNQKLTSLKLPLLSPEPQMTVAKIVSAEPIEGTHLKKCQINNGNHLLQVVCGAENAAAGQIVVLASIGSWMPSGQQIIAGKLKGIESNGMLCSARELGIIDPGMNSVGIIVLDKNWEPRLGQDFMKVRLENEKK
- a CDS encoding DegV family protein is translated as MKIAILTDSSFDGNKKDFKDLFVVPLMISRDNAEQIKDDEQLSFDEFYKMLEKEKLKTSQTIPEDMLTAWDNLLKEYDQVIVALLSKGLSGQFNTATMLAKDEPYNGKIFVVDTNGVSSVLTREIEQISKWIEAGKTGPEIKELVESELNNKFTTFIIPKNLEVLKRGGRIKPAAAALAKLLKITPILRYDGEIDKFGTTRTFKKAVKEVLEKIKEECPGIEKIDISYSKSDDSVLEMVKEVVAESGLKIDIFCQLSNVIATHTGTETFAFIGWKK
- a CDS encoding DegV family protein, with protein sequence MKIGVLLDSSSGAIKEELQNTNIDVIPLHIILEDGTDLSDTRENIEKYDVYNRVNNKENVKTSQASPGELEIKYNEMLEKYDHIIHITITKNISSMQDTAIMVSKQPEFNGKVTVPEHNLAASAIKSCGLYLNKIINEGQKDIEYLVNEINEFEKSFVAIIVPGDLSKLARGGRAVKIFASILNAFKTKAVIHWAAKPKKIAMARKLSIIIEKVSGLLEKTYEGEEFNLTLLTTWDIQKRLLENTRVDLNNAKISFQETYLPSIYAVHAGIDTLGFIATGKKFEY
- a CDS encoding Fur family transcriptional regulator, which translates into the protein MTLTYEKMVQALKRKGVRLTGARLSIIKVITRKQHVSASAIIKEVESEFGTVNVMSVYNTLDMLLNEHLIFANTFNGKHIIYEVLGDSSIHLKCDLCAKVVHIPESEEQKNLLDEIKTICTSNNLTSNHLKIEAHGMCDTCKKEGKPQVDMTRENKIVDKF
- a CDS encoding acyl carrier protein, with protein sequence MKYFEEIKKALKQKGAKGDITKDTLFKSLGLDSLDLMDLVVELEEKLGFTIPDDELPGIQTIGQLEKIIENLKK